One region of Sulfurihydrogenibium sp. genomic DNA includes:
- the tuf gene encoding elongation factor Tu: protein MAKEKFVRGKEHINVGTIGHVDHGKTTLTAAITYVQSKKGLAKFVGYADIDKAPEERERGITINITHVEYETEKRHYAHVDCPGHADYIKNMITGAAQMDGAILVVSAADGPMPQTREHVLLARQVNVPYIVVFLNKCDMVDDPELIDLVEMEVRELLSKYDFPGDEVPVIRGSALGALNDDPKWFASVEELLKAMDEYIPTPPRETDKPFLMAIEDVFSITGRGTVVTGRVERGTLKVGDEVEIVGLSEEKKKTVVTGIEMFRKQLDEAIAGDNIGVLLRGITKDEVERGQVLAKPGTITPHKKFKAQVYVLSKEEGGRHTPFFLGYRPQFYIRTADITGTIIGLPEGQEMVMPGDNVELTVELMVPVAMEEQMRFAIREGGKTVGAGVVTKILE, encoded by the coding sequence AACAACACTAACAGCAGCTATCACATACGTACAAAGCAAAAAAGGATTAGCAAAATTCGTTGGATATGCAGATATAGACAAAGCTCCAGAAGAAAGAGAAAGAGGAATTACAATCAACATCACACACGTAGAATATGAGACAGAAAAAAGACACTATGCACACGTAGACTGCCCAGGACACGCAGACTACATCAAGAATATGATCACCGGTGCAGCACAAATGGACGGAGCAATCCTTGTAGTATCAGCAGCAGATGGACCAATGCCACAAACAAGAGAACACGTACTTCTTGCAAGACAAGTTAACGTACCATACATCGTAGTATTCTTAAACAAATGCGATATGGTGGATGACCCAGAATTGATAGACTTGGTAGAGATGGAAGTAAGAGAATTATTAAGCAAATACGACTTTCCAGGAGATGAAGTACCAGTAATAAGAGGGTCAGCACTTGGAGCATTAAACGATGACCCAAAATGGTTTGCATCAGTAGAAGAGTTATTAAAAGCAATGGATGAATACATACCAACACCTCCAAGAGAAACAGACAAACCATTCCTAATGGCAATAGAAGACGTATTCTCAATAACAGGAAGGGGAACAGTAGTAACAGGAAGAGTAGAAAGAGGAACATTAAAAGTAGGTGACGAAGTAGAGATAGTAGGATTATCAGAAGAGAAGAAGAAGACAGTAGTAACAGGAATAGAGATGTTCAGAAAACAATTAGATGAAGCAATAGCAGGTGACAACATAGGAGTCCTATTAAGAGGAATCACAAAAGACGAAGTAGAAAGAGGACAAGTATTAGCAAAACCAGGAACAATCACACCTCACAAGAAATTCAAAGCACAAGTTTACGTATTAAGCAAAGAAGAAGGTGGAAGACATACACCATTCTTCTTAGGATACAGACCACAGTTTTACATCAGAACAGCAGACATAACAGGAACAATAATAGGATTACCAGAAGGACAAGAGATGGTAATGCCAGGAGATAACGTAGAGTTAACAGTAGAGTTAATGGTGCCAGTAGCTATGGAAGAGCAAATGAGATTTGCTATCAGAGAAGGTGGAAAAACAGTAGGTGCTGGCGTTGTTACTAAAATACTTGAATAA